The segment AGCCTACCCAGGCTTCGCGAGACAGGGGCTCTGGAAGGCTGTGGCTTCAGGGGGGGCGGTGGAGGGGGGGTCAACGGCTTTGGGAGAAAACGGCTCCGGGAGAATGGGGCTCCGTGAAGCTGTGGCTTTGGGGGCGTTGAGGGCTTTGGGAGACAGGGGCTCCGGGAGGCTATGGCTCTATAGTGTCGAGAGCTCCGAGAGACAGGAGCTCCGGGAGGCTATATCTCCGAAGGTGTTAAGGGTCCCCAGAGACGACCACCACTCTCCTCTAGAGGACAGCTTCTTCTCTCGTCTTAGGGATAGCTTCCGGAGGGACCCACAGCCTCCGAAAGCTGAGTTTTCTTCTGTGGAGTAGAAACCCAAGGGTTCCAACGGAGATCATGGCGGTGACCTTTTAGTTATATCTACGGGCTAGtgtattcccccccccccccccaacagctacttatcagtgttggtttttaTCTGAATGGATGCGTGGATCTCTGGTTTTGGtacaaatcggcactgatatcctatcagtgtcagttttggCTGAACTGACACTTATGATTAGTTCCGTAGTAGTGAATTTAAAACATACACGCATCATGCAAGAAACAAAAGGAGAGCACTCTCAACAATTAATCGATCCCCTTCACACAATTGAATTTTATAACAAGACCATTAGATGGAACAGATGGATAGAGTAATCATAACTTCATAACAAAGAACCATTACAACTACAGGCTAATTAAGAATTAATACATAAATGAGAATCAAATGGAGCAGCGACAGCAGTAGCAGCAGAAACATACTACGTACAACCCCGGGGCTTAACATCTTCTCTTTCtgtcctctccctctcctttcaTAGCGTGCAAGCACACATACAAGCATATGTGCGCATGCATAGTTGCATGGCTTGGCCACTTCGCGTAGTACGAACGAGGCGTGCAGCCTTGATTATGACCCCAGGTACGCATGCCTGTGCACGCGTCTAGACGGAGTTGCTTCCATTGACCGCCACCTTGCtgtgctcctcctccgccacgCCGTTCTCCTGCTTGGCCACGCCTGTCGGCGGGGGCTCGACGGCTTGCACCTCTCGGCTCTTGAGCTCGACAGCCGGCGTGCCGAGCTTGGCAATCGTGACGACGTGCTCGGGCACATTGATGACGTCGGCCACCGTGGTCTCCTTGACGTCCGCCAGCTCCTTGGCTGGCATCCTGGGCGTTGCGTTGCGGTAGATCATGTACAGGCCCATTTGGATGACACCGAATGTGAACCCGATCACATTGGGAAGCTGCAACAAAGGGGAACACTTGTTAGTCATGTCCAcgttagaaaaaaaagaagaatagatATTAGCGCTGGTTCAACCCAAAATCTTAAGTTGTCGAGGAAATGAGGTTTACTTACGGCGACGTATTTGTCCCTGATGAGGAGGCCGTAGAGGAACCAGACGACGGCACTGACGgtgagtgagagggagagggagaagggcaTGAACTCCACGCTCCTCGTACGCACCACCTGACGCTGCAACCACGCAAGCACACAACGCTGTGTAAGAGACGCATGTGTTCGTACATGACTACACGTACTCTAGGAAGCTAGATGCTTGGCTGGGGTATGTGTTGACGCACGATGATGCTGAGCGGGGCGACGAAGACGCTGACGGAGAAGCCGACGCAGACCCAGCCGAGGAGGACCACTCGCTTCTTTCCGGTAGAGAGCAGCAGCGTGAGGAGTAGGATGAGCCCGAACACTCCCACGTTCAGGAGTAGCAGGATCTTCGCCGTGAACAGCTTGGCCTTCTTGGGCGCGTAGGCGAGGTAGACGGCGATGTAGATGGTCTCGATTACGCAGCCGGCGGAGTTGATGGTGATGAGGAGGCACTCGTCGGACTTGAGCAGCGCGTAGTAGATCCACAGCATCGCGCTGAACAGCGCCACCACGTACGGCACCGACTGGAAACCCTGCGTCGACTTGTTCTTGTAGATCCGATAGAACGTCGGCCTGTAATTCCGATGTGATTCCAAGTTAGCACTCAGCACTCACAGAAAATTAATTAccatagagagagaaagagtggTGTAGTGAGAGACGGAGACATACAGTGGGGCTAGGTAGGTCATGAAGGAGATGATGTTGCCTGCAACAGCATTGCAAAACGAAAGGGCATTAGAATTCTGAGGAACTTCGTTGCACAACAGTACGTTGCACTGATACTTTCGATAAAGGTTGGGCCCTTTGCATGCTTTGTAATGTGTCACGCTACACGTCTACGCCACAGGCAGGCAAAGATATTGGATGGAGCCCCCTTGCtttgttatttttctcttttgccTAAATGGCCGGTCATGATATCAATGCATGTGTATCTCCTTCAACAAAATATTCGATGAATGAAATGCTCCTTATGCATCTTTTAGTAAACACAAAAGGCGTAACTTGCATGAACAAGGAGGGGTGCCAACAGGGGAAGGATCACTATGGTGCAAGCACTTCTTGGATGTGCCCTTATTGTGAACACCTAGAATTGCACCCCTAAGTGCAAACCCCACTAACTAGCAGGGTGGATATACCACAAAAGGAAGATAACCACAGTTGTATTTACAAAAAGAGAAGCAAGCGATATTCGCcaaagaaaatttaaaatgaaaagaagaaaaagagcaaGAAGAATAAAATAAGCTAACCAAATCGACAAGAATGTCTCGAGAGACAATAATATACCTAGAAGGCCGAAGGCGAAGGCCCAGGGATGCTCAAGAGACATGCCAGCCATTGGAAGATTAAGGCTTTACTTTGATATGAGTTGATGGGAAGGAAGTCGTTCTAGCTTAATAGGCTTGATCAAGGGCTATATATCTAGCTTGCTAATGAACACTTGAGTTGCTTGCCTGAAAGCTTGACGGGAGCAGACACCTTGGAGGGGGTTTATATAGTGCTAGGAAGGAAGCTCAAAACAAAAAGGTTTACATGCTTTACGGAGTGTGACCCTGGACACCAATAGCACACTCAACCATTAGTCCTAATCAATCACAGCCATGAGATTTAATAAGCTAGGAAACAAGGTAACCATCAGCATGACAGAAAGTGCCAATGCACTTTTTTCACAATTCCTAGCGGCCTCATTGCACCGGTTTGTAAAATTGTTGTGTAGTCCAATTTTGTCACAGGTAGAATCTAGACAAGGGGGATAGGAGCCTTAACCCTACAGTGAATGAGAGGTCAGAatcttttttttcatgatgaaatAAATATTACCATAGTCTCTGCATCACATGATGCGCATAGCTGTTCATTATTGCAAACTTGATGGCAAATGGTACCACACCGTAGAGAGGTCAGAGCCTAAGGGTACATTTCCTTTCTCTATGGTTGATCTGAGACCAGTCCTTAACACTCTTACGAATCAATTGCAAATTACATAGCGGTAATTGTTTCTTCATAGAATTCAAACAAATGATATACAATCCAGTGTGTATTCTGTTTCTAATTGTTTGCGTGTTTTCTTTGACTTACGACACCTAGATCAGCCTCCTATAGCCACTTGGCTTATTACAAGGTATGAGATAACTTCTTTCGAGGTTATCTTGtacatgtaaaatgtgtaacaACGTAAGAACAATGACAGTTATCGAGCTGCATGATGCGGTTACTTGCGTGGTCCAAAGACGGGTGCCAGGCACAAGCTAGAAGATCAAGTAGCTATGTATGCCGATCCGTTACTGCTGCACGTCATTGGCCTTTGCTTGCTTCCTTATATTAGGAAGGCTTCAGGAACACATTACCCCAATTCGCTTTCCTCTCCAGAAATTAGGGTGAAAGCTATgcagcttttaatctttttgtcaAAACCTTTTCTGGTTTTAAGGGTTGATACCTGATGAAACAAACgattaataatttattttgtggTGTGATTAAGTGTTTATAACGTAAGGTCATAAGGAGAAGCATGGCCTCCCAAAATGCTATGCAGATATATAGCTTTGACTCACTTTGACCATTGTTCGACGGATGCAATTAAAAGGGCCCTGCAGATGGTCTGATTAAAAATAGCTAAGCCTTTAGGAGAGGCAAAGAACGGCTGGAGTCGTCCAGCTCGCTTGTTTAGTTTTCCTTTTGTAAAAGCTCTTTGTTGCATTGCATCTGGTGTACTCTACTCTGACTTGACCTCTCTTTTATAGCCGTGTTCCTCATGGTATCTGTAGGGCGTCGTGCAGGAAAAAACTACGTGGATTTACGTAAGAAATAAGGCCCCTGGCCCCTTTAATTTGGACACAAGGAGAAATTGGTAGGAGTACAATCGAGAAAAATCACTTATTACGAATGGGGCCTTAAAGTTACACGTAAACTTGTTTAGAAAACAACTACGGTGTGTCTGGAACACAAAATAGGTTGATATGTAAGCATGCTTTTGTAGAAAACTGTATAATTCCTATGCAAACTGTATTAATTTTCACATTATGTAGTAGGAGTATGCCTATCTATATAGTATGATTTTGGAGTTCCCAATGTATCCTTgacaatcaaaattttatttccttctggTGTTTAATTGTGTATAACGAAGGAAAAAAGTACAAATATTTAGCTGTGATACTAAAAATgttaaatattattttgaaaactaacaatttgaaaatatttaaaGGAAATTAATAAGTAGTTCAAAAATAAACTAGCTTACATATTTGCCAATCATATCACTGGCCAACggccactactacagaaactatttTCATATGCAGTTCTCATAACCCTTTTCACAGGCATTTAGTGCACCCACCTGTGACCGAATGCATGTGGAAATGAACAATTTCTATAGATGCAAAATAGACCGCCTATAGAAACCCATTTTCACAgccggttcacttaaggaaccgcatgtggaaatagaTTTTTACATATGGTTACTTAAGTGAATCGTACGTGATAATCGGTctccgaatcgatattttttggtcaaaaaaactttttttttttacccgaGGAACCCCACGGCCGCGCCGGTTCAAGTCAACGGCCATGCTAtattttcacattgttttcagtttttgcgtttcatgggaatcgaacccgcaaCCTCCCTCCCCTCTACCCTCGCGCACGAACCGCCTTACTATTTCATGGGAAGTGAACGGTTTGTGATAATTGCTGTGAATCGCTTTCGGTAATTGGCTATAACTTTTCATCCGGACTCTAATTTGGACGTTTTTTAACTCTACgaatatctacagaaaaagttacattcgtTTCTCCCTGACTT is part of the Phragmites australis chromosome 12, lpPhrAust1.1, whole genome shotgun sequence genome and harbors:
- the LOC133886932 gene encoding bidirectional sugar transporter SWEET14-like codes for the protein MAGMSLEHPWAFAFGLLGNIISFMTYLAPLPTFYRIYKNKSTQGFQSVPYVVALFSAMLWIYYALLKSDECLLITINSAGCVIETIYIAVYLAYAPKKAKLFTAKILLLLNVGVFGLILLLTLLLSTGKKRVVLLGWVCVGFSVSVFVAPLSIIRQVVRTRSVEFMPFSLSLSLTVSAVVWFLYGLLIRDKYVALPNVIGFTFGVIQMGLYMIYRNATPRMPAKELADVKETTVADVINVPEHVVTIAKLGTPAVELKSREVQAVEPPPTGVAKQENGVAEEEHSKVAVNGSNSV